One Gimesia aquarii DNA segment encodes these proteins:
- a CDS encoding MFS transporter: MELTPKKELPPLYHDSSFWGMTVTQFWGAFNDNLYKQLVLLVCAQQVLLEQTNDKQPIALAVFALPFVFFSGLAGWFSDRNSKRTIIIGCKVAEIVIALLAMAAFFTGHLLPLLVVLGLLSTQSAIFGPAKYGILPEMLRDDDLPQANGVIQMTTFVAIIFGMASAGFVKQAFPGELWKTSYFCIAIAVIGTIASLWVRKTPVAQPGLSFRWSTMGIDSETRSLLLKDRQLLNVLLVSSVFWFVGGIIQPLVNIFGIGQLHLSESRTSLMAACMGVGISFGCILAGRISRKRVNFTLVTVGAWGIVITLFAMFGFGWWGPAESLESLKETDTSLWKSFIPESALEWAARSVLTLMGFFAGLFVVPLQVELQTRPPKSQKGRMIGAMNLINWIGIVISALFFQIFTVICNLFHWPMSQVFLALALVILPIALFYHPKDEALAHESP, from the coding sequence ATGGAATTGACTCCGAAAAAAGAACTCCCTCCTCTCTATCATGATTCCTCATTCTGGGGCATGACAGTCACACAATTCTGGGGTGCGTTCAATGATAATCTCTATAAACAACTTGTATTGTTAGTTTGTGCGCAACAGGTTTTGCTGGAACAAACGAATGATAAACAACCAATTGCTTTAGCCGTTTTTGCGCTACCGTTTGTGTTCTTCTCCGGGCTGGCGGGTTGGTTCTCTGATCGAAACAGCAAGCGTACCATTATCATTGGCTGTAAAGTGGCCGAAATTGTCATCGCCTTATTGGCGATGGCCGCATTTTTTACAGGTCACTTATTGCCATTGCTCGTGGTGCTGGGATTATTAAGCACACAAAGCGCTATCTTCGGGCCGGCGAAGTATGGGATTCTTCCCGAAATGCTCCGCGATGATGATTTACCCCAGGCGAACGGTGTCATTCAAATGACGACGTTTGTCGCGATTATTTTTGGAATGGCATCAGCCGGTTTTGTCAAACAGGCCTTCCCGGGAGAGCTCTGGAAAACCAGCTACTTTTGTATTGCGATTGCCGTGATCGGGACGATAGCTTCCTTGTGGGTACGAAAGACACCCGTTGCACAACCGGGACTCTCGTTTCGCTGGTCGACGATGGGAATTGATTCTGAAACGAGATCCCTGCTACTGAAAGATCGGCAGTTATTAAATGTGCTGCTCGTCTCTTCAGTGTTCTGGTTTGTAGGGGGAATTATTCAGCCCTTAGTAAATATCTTTGGGATCGGGCAACTGCATTTAAGTGAAAGCCGCACCAGTCTGATGGCGGCTTGTATGGGGGTTGGTATCTCGTTCGGCTGCATTTTAGCAGGACGCATTTCACGGAAGCGAGTCAATTTTACATTGGTTACGGTGGGGGCATGGGGCATTGTGATTACCTTATTTGCTATGTTCGGTTTTGGCTGGTGGGGGCCTGCTGAGAGCTTGGAAAGCCTGAAAGAGACTGACACCTCGCTCTGGAAATCATTTATTCCCGAAAGTGCGCTTGAATGGGCCGCACGCTCGGTTCTCACATTGATGGGTTTTTTCGCCGGTCTCTTTGTGGTTCCACTTCAGGTCGAATTACAGACTAGACCACCCAAGTCACAAAAAGGGCGGATGATCGGTGCGATGAATTTAATCAACTGGATTGGCATCGTCATTTCCGCTTTGTTCTTCCAAATTTTTACGGTCATTTGCAACCTGTTTCACTGGCCAATGAGCCAGGTCTTTCTGGCACTGGCACTCGTGATTCTTCCCATCGCATTATTTTATCACCCTAAGGATGAAGCATTAGCACACGAGAGTCCCTGA